The sequence CGTAACGAGATCATGATTGATGTTCGTGACTAAAATGAGCAGCTCTAAGCTTCAAAACTCTTCAGTAAGAACTGAGCCCCACCACCGATACCTAAGGCCTTAGTCAAGACGGGTAGCGCTTCTGCTAATTGTTTTTCTAGAGTCCACGGCGGGTTAATAATGAACATACCACTGGCTTGTAGCCGCCTTTCACCAGGTGCATTTTCAACCCGTAATTCAGTATGAAGCCATGAGCGTTTATGGCTGCTTGCAATCTTTTTGAGACGATCTGGTAGCGCAGCCGACTCTCTTCTGGAAAGAATCGGATACCAAATAGCATAACAACCGGTAGCAAAACGTTGCAGAGCTTCTTCCATCGCTGTTTCGAGATACCGATAGTCTTGTTTGTCTTCATAAGACGGATCAATCAAGACCAAGCCGCGTCTGCTGGGAGGCGGCAATAGACCTTTAAGTCTTGCAAAGCTATCTTCAGCATAAACATCAATCTGTTTGGCTTGTTTTAGTTGGCCAATATTGTGACGCAGAATATCAATTTCTTTTGGGTGTAGTTCAAACAGCTTGAGTCTGTCTTGCGGCCTAAGTAGGCGCGCCAAAATAAAAGGGGACCCTGGATAGGTATCAAGTGCATTCCCGCTGCTTTCTGCTTGAATGAGGTCGAGATATCTCTGAACACCCTCAGGAATAGAGTTGCCATCTTTAATGAACTTGAGGAGTCGAATAATTCCACCTTCAGCTTCCTTGCTTACCGCTGCAAAACCATCCTTCAGGCTATATACGCCAGCACCAGCATGAGTATCGACAATGGTGAGTGCGCCAGGCTTTTCTTGTAGGTACTCAACTAGATGAATTAGGGTCAGATGCTTCAGTATGTCTGCATGACTGCCAGCATGAAAAGCATGTCGATAACTAAACATATTGAATTACTTTGACTTTGGGGAAGTGAAATTCAATTGCGCTTTAATGAATAGGGCTAGCGTGATGAGCAAAATGACTACCGATGCGTATTGCAATGGTAGATTTAATTCATGATCCATGATTTGTGTCAGATGCGCATAAATTGCAACTACACCGCCTATGGCAACTAGGCGAAGCCATAACCCATTAAATAATAAGTATCGGTTGGGTATTAAATTAGTCAGAATTGCTCCAAGCATTCCGCACCACATACCAAATCCTGCACCACCAAGCACATCAGTAAGCCAGTGTGCTCCCACTGCATTGCGCGATAGACCAACTAAAGCTGCAATCACAAATAAAATCAGCATCGGTCTGCGCTTATCTTTTTCGCAAGAAAAATACAGAGCAGTAGCGATAGCAAAGGCTGTGAGAGTGTGGCCTGATGGAAAGGCTTTTTGGAGCAGGGGTTCACCCAGGCGATGGAAACTCCCATCTAGCAATACTCCTGCAGGCCTTGGCAAATCAAAAAAGTTTTTAAGCGAAGTACTTGCAAGTGCAGAAATTGCGCCAGCAATGATACCTGCTGTTAAAGCGCGAGGCGCTAACAATATCAATGGGAATGCAATGGCAAATGTGCCCCAACCATTACCCAAAAAGGTGAACCATGCCCACAGAGTATCAGGTAGAAACTGGGTGTAGTGGTTGATAAATAGAAAAGTGACGCTCTGAAACTCACCCAAATAGATTGCCAAGGCAAGCGCCAATGGCAGTAGCGGAATCAACCAAGCATATACAGAAACGACCCGATTGCGCATTCGGTTTAACGACCTTTTGCCTGATCGGCCGCTTGTAGTTGAATATTCACCTTCTCCAAAACTTGAGTCACGCTAATTGCTTGCATGCAAACATTATCGTGACAGGGGGTTTTGCGATGATTGGCTGCACTGACGCAGGGTGAACAGGCCAAGTTCGCAGTGATTGCAATCGAGTTACCAATTGAGCCATACAGGGCTGGTGTTTCTGGGCCAAAGAGGACCACTGTTCTTAGTGCTGTAACAGCTGAGAAGTGACCCGGA comes from Polynucleobacter sp. MWH-Svant-W18 and encodes:
- a CDS encoding 23S rRNA (adenine(2030)-N(6))-methyltransferase RlmJ, with protein sequence MFSYRHAFHAGSHADILKHLTLIHLVEYLQEKPGALTIVDTHAGAGVYSLKDGFAAVSKEAEGGIIRLLKFIKDGNSIPEGVQRYLDLIQAESSGNALDTYPGSPFILARLLRPQDRLKLFELHPKEIDILRHNIGQLKQAKQIDVYAEDSFARLKGLLPPPSRRGLVLIDPSYEDKQDYRYLETAMEEALQRFATGCYAIWYPILSRRESAALPDRLKKIASSHKRSWLHTELRVENAPGERRLQASGMFIINPPWTLEKQLAEALPVLTKALGIGGGAQFLLKSFEA
- a CDS encoding phosphatase PAP2 family protein, with amino-acid sequence MRNRVVSVYAWLIPLLPLALALAIYLGEFQSVTFLFINHYTQFLPDTLWAWFTFLGNGWGTFAIAFPLILLAPRALTAGIIAGAISALASTSLKNFFDLPRPAGVLLDGSFHRLGEPLLQKAFPSGHTLTAFAIATALYFSCEKDKRRPMLILFVIAALVGLSRNAVGAHWLTDVLGGAGFGMWCGMLGAILTNLIPNRYLLFNGLWLRLVAIGGVVAIYAHLTQIMDHELNLPLQYASVVILLITLALFIKAQLNFTSPKSK